The following DNA comes from Actinopolyspora halophila DSM 43834.
GGCGTTCGGCCAGCACGCGCAGCGCGGCCGAGAGGATCGTGGATTCGTCGGCGGTGACCGGCCGGGCCGGGCCGCGCATGATGCCGATCAGCGCGGCGACCATGTTGAGTTGGCGCCCGTGGATCTCCGAGCGCAGCGTGGACGCGGCCGGCCCGGTCAGTCGGCCGGCGGCCTGGCCCATGGCTCCGGTGTCCAGCGGGTTGAGGGTTCCGCGGCCGCGGCCGAGGGTGATCACCTGCCCGCCCAGGGCGGCCACCAGGTCGGCGTAGTCGGGTTTCAAGTCGCCGAGCACCAGCGGGGTGACGCCGAATCCGGCGCTGCCGAGCACCATCCTGCGCAGCAGGGTGGATTTGCCCAGGCCGGGCAGCCCGAGCACGAACACGCCGGGGTTGGAGATCAGTCCGCGGCGGAACCACGAGATCGGGTCGAAGCACACCGTCGAGTGCGACAGCAGGTGGCGTCCGATGGGCACGCCGACCATGGGGCTGCCGGCACCGCCGGCGAACGGCCACAGTCCGCAGGCTTGGACCGTGGTGGCCCGCCATTCGCGGGGAAACGGTAGGAACGTGTCGCGGCCGCCACCGGGCCCGAGGTAGCCGCGCGTGGACAGACTGCCCCGGCGCGCCATCAGAGGGCCTCCCGCACCGTCGAGGGGATCAGGGTGTGCTCGGGCAGCACGATGCCGGTGGGCAGGCCGACGGCGAAGGCGGGGCGTTGGCCGTTGTAGACCGGGCGCAGCTGGATCCGGGCGGTGCCGGACAGCCCGTCGATGATCGTGTCCGCGTCCGGCAGGTCCGCGACACTGTCCACGGTGGCCGCCACGTACAGGCTGAACCGGGTGAGCCCGGCGCCTTCGGCTTCTTCCTGGGCGGCTTGTTCGGCGGCTTTGATGGCCACCGCGTCGCGAGCTTGCCCCCCGCGTCCGCTTTGCTGGTTGAAGTGGGCCGCCCGCACGTCGCGATCGACGATCCGGGCGGCCTCGCCCGGCGGGTACGGGCGATACGTCAGCGTGACGCGTTTACGCGGCAGCATCGGGTGCGGGGCCAGCAGCTGGGACAGCACCCCGGCCAGCACCGTGCCCCGCGGAGCCTCGTCCAGACTCCACACGCGGGAGACCCCACTATCGTGGCGGTAGCAGTCCCAGGCGGCTACATCCGCCTTCGGGCCCGCGCCGGACCAGGTGATGCCGGTGGGCTGGCCCGCCGCGCGCAGCTGTTCGACCTCGGTGGCGATGCCCGGGTCGTAGGCGATGTGGACGGTCTCGGCGATCTCGGCGGCGGTCATCGGCCGCACCGCCCCGGCCCCGGTGCCGCGCATCGCGTCGCACAGCCCCGGCAGGCGGGAGGCGACGTGGTCGAGCATGCCGTCCCGGTCGGCGCGGCGCCGCGATCCGGTGGAGCGGTAGGTGACCGTGGCCCAGGCGGTGACCTGGGCGCTGCCGGCTGGATAGGTGTCGACGATGGTGTCGAGCACCTCGTGGGCCAGCTGCGGCGCGTCCGCGCTGCGCTGGGACTGCACCGCGGTGGCCAGCCGGGTTCCCGGGTCCGGCGCGGTTTCGATGGTCACCGACGCGGCGGCGAAGCCGGGTTCGTGGGCCAGCTGCGATAGCCAGTGCCCGTATCCGGCGACCCACTGGTCGATCTGGGAGGTGTCGACCAGCGAGGCGCCCTCGGGGTCGAGTTTGAGCACGCCGGTGTAGTGGCCGGTCTGGGGCACGATCACCACCCCGGCCGGTTGTTCCATCCCGTCGCGGGTGGCCACCAGTTCGGATTGGGCGAGCACCCCGGGCAGCGTGTGCTGCCCGTACGGCTCGGCCAACGAGCCGGACAGGTACACGTGTTCCTTCTTGGATTTCGAGCGCCAAAACGCCAGCCGCACCATCGCCAGCTCCCCCACTGTTCTCCCGCGGATCGTGATCGCGGCCGGGGCCAGCAGCACCAGCCCCAGCACACCGGCCGTGATGCCCAGCGGGATCGCGATCACAAACCCGAGCACCATCGCCACCGGGGTGAGCACCAGCAGCACCGTGCCCAGCGTGCCCAGTCCCCACAGGCCCGGAGACCGGGGTCGGTGCCAGTTGCCGTAGGTGCGATACCGCGGCCCACGCGTGTCGGCCTCGGTCATGACTGCCCTCCTTGCTGGCTCGACCCGGTCGGTCCGGATCCGGACTCGTCACCGGCCTGGGACTCGGCCGCCCCCTGGGCGGCCTGCACCCCCTGCTGCACGGCCTGCACCCCGGCGGCCACTCCAGCCCCGGCCGGGCCGGCTGCCGCTCCGGCACCGGCCGCGCCCGCGGCGGAACCGGCACCACTGGCGGCCCCACCACCGGCACTGCCAGCACTGCCGGCGCCGGCGGCCGCTCCCGACGAGCCTGCCCCGCTGGCACCGCTGCCGGCGGCACCGCTGCCGGCGCTCTGGCCCCCGGCGGCGCCGGCGCCCATGCCGGCCTGATTCGCCCCGGTGGGCTGGCCCGACGAGGACGGCGAGCTCCCGCCGGAGGAGTTCCCACCGGAGCCACCGCCACCACCGCCGCCGCGCAGCTGCATCGCGCCGGAGGCGACCGAGCCGGCCGCGCCGATCGCCGAGGCCCCACCGCCGGCCATGCTCGCCGCGATGGCCCCGGTGGCCGGCACCGTCAGCCGCAGCAGCGCCGGCAGCGCCACCACCGACAGAGCGATCAGGAAAATCCCGGACAGCACGCTCTTCGGGCTGTCGCCTTTGCCGACCAGGGCGAACGCGGCCGCGTAGACGATCGCCGCGGCCGGTTTATAGGCCGCGAACGCCAGCAGCCAGCCCAGCGTTTTCGAGAACCACTCCTTGCCGCCTTTACTGACCGCGGCGGCCGCCGACAACGGCAGCATCCCGGCCAGCAGCACCAGCATCCCCACGCGCACGATCATCAGCATCATCTGCGCCAGCGCCGACAAGATCGCGAACAGCGCGATGATGATGATCGCCCCCGGCCCCAAGGGGCCCAGCTCACTGAACCCGAACAGCGACCGGATCCGTCCGCCCAGGTCGCTGTCGGTGGCCCGGTCGATGATCCACACCGAGAACGCGTCCCCACCGGCGCCGAGCAGATAGATCCCGGGGATGCCGGCACTGCTATAGAGCACCATCTGCCAGAGGCCTTTGGCGGCCTCCATGCCGGGTTCGGCGGACTGGGTGATGGCCATGCGCGCCCCGGCGATCATCAAACTGATCACCAGCACGAACGAGGTGATCCACCAGGTCGACTCGCGCAGAAACGCCACCGGCCCGTCCGGGGAATTCAGCTGCGGCGTGTCGATCCGGGTCCAAAACGTCAGCAACAACCCGGTCAAGTTGGCCACCGCTTCGCTGAAGGCGTCCGCGGCGGCCTCGATCGCGTTGCTGGCCGCCGAGCCCACCGCGTCGCCGGCGGCGTCTTTACCACGGCAGACCAGCGAGCCCGCGTTCGGCAGCAGACTGCACGGCTGCTCCGCGTCAGGCGGCAGCTGTAATGGCGGCGGCATCTACACCCCTCCCCAACGCGTGTAGCCGACCAGACTGTCGACGGTCTGCGTGGTCGGGCTGGCCGCCCCGTTCTGGTGCAGCACCAGCTTCCAGTCCCCGTCACGCCAGCGCACCGTGTGCGTCGACACCTGCAGCGTGCTGTCCGGGAACCGCGAAACCAGCTGGATCACCGCCGAATCCGGGGTGTAGGTCACGAATTGGAACCCGGCGATCTGGCCGAGCTGTCCCGGTTCGACCTGCAGTGTCTCGGCCGCCTGACTACGCGCCTGCCGCCAGGCCTTCCGCCCCCGTCCGGGAACGATCTGCTCGGACAGCACCGCCTGCCAGTCCGGGGCCAGCATCCGTCGAATCGGGATCTGCACCGCGGCCACCAGCGCCCCGGTGGGGGTGTGGGCATAGCCGGTGGCCGTCGACGCGCCCGCCTGGCGCGGCCCGGCACCGTCCACATGGGGCAGTGCCACGGTGTGGTACAGCCGCCACTGCGTGTCCGGAGCGCTGTCGGGCACCGTGGTCGGCCCGGCCGGGCGCGGCCGACTCGTCGTCGAGCCGGGCGTCGACGGGGCGCTGCTGGCCCCGCCCGGAGGGCTGGCCCGCTGGTTCGTGTCACCGCCGGTGGTGGCCAGCACCACGATCAGCAACACCACGATCAGCACGACGAATCCGGAGCCGAACAGAAACCCCGGCCGCGTCAGCGGCGAAGAGCTGCTGTCGGTGTCCTCCGACGCCATCCGTTCCCCCTCACATCAGCGCATTGACGATGCCGGTCGAGGCACCGAAGACCACGATGCCGATCAGCGCCACCCCCAGCCGTTTGCCGTGTTCGCCCATCTCCCCGTGGCGGAAACTCACGGCCATCATCGCGCCGACGATCATCACCCCGATCACCGACACCGCCGCGCAGATCCACGTCACCCACCGGCCGATGATCAGTAGTTTTTCGCTGCCGGGCGGGGCTTGACCGCCTCCGAAATCCGGCGGTTGGGCCAGCACCTCGGAACCGGCCAGCATGGTCACACCGGCCTGCCACAACTCCTGCATCTGCTCCTCCATCCCTGTCAGGACGTCAGCTGGGTCTCCAACGCGGCGATCTCGGACGGGGCGGTGTCCCGACTCGGCGCGGCCGTGCGCCACGCCTCCACCCACGGCACCACCACACAGCGCGAGACCGTGCCCACCAGGCGTTTCTGCTGGCTTTTCAGCGGCCGCGGCAGCCGCCCCGGCGCGTCGGCCACGATCACCAGCCCCCACAGCTGCACCGGCGGAGTCCGGCCCGAGGCCCACTGGCGGATGGCCGCACTGGCCGCCGACATCCCGGCCTGATGCGAGCGGCACACCAGCATCACCCCCACCAGCCCCGGCGGGCCGCCGATCCGCGGATCCGGCCACGCGCGGGCCGCATCCCAACCACCCGGGATGAGACCGGACAACGTGGACACCCCGGCGCCGCCGTGCACCCCGAGCCACCACCAGCGCGGCGACGGTTCCCCCCGCAGCACCCCCCGCGGAGGCGCGGTGTGCACCGCGATCCGCTCGGACTCGGCCGGGGGAGCCACCTGCCCCGGCGCCGGGCTGACCATCGGAGCCGCCGCGTTCCTCGACTGTGGAGCGTGCACCATCACAACCCCTCCCCCCGGTGGCGCCGATGTTCCCCTCACACAACCACTGCCGACGAGCCTAATGCCCCGTGCTCGTGTCCTCGCCGCATGTGACTACTCACCCGAGCCGCGTGGTTGTCCTCACTCCACCGGATCCCCAGTTGTGCCAGGCTGAGCCCACGAGACACGGGGGCACATGTGATCATCCCACCCGAGACGGTCACCCGTCTCGCGCACTGCCGGACCACGGCACTCTTGGGGGCACAGCGGGGCTATGAACAACGCGGGGATGGCCGTGGCCGCGGTGGTGGGCATGATGGTCAGCCTGATCCTCGGGCTGGTCATCCTGATCGGAGGCCAAGGTGGACTCGGCGGTTCCGGCCCGGCCGGGTTGGACACGAAGCAGGTGCCCGAGCCCTACCGCCAGTGGGTCCGCCAAGCCGGACAACTCTGCTCACCGGTCTCGGCGCCGGTCATCGCCGCCCAGATCGAGGCCGAGTCCGGCTGGGAACCGCAGGCCACCAGCGGTGCTGGAGCACAAGGCATCGCTCAATTCATGCCCGGAACCTGGGACCAGTGGGGCCGTGACACCAACAACAACGGGCGGACCAGCCCGCACGAGCCCGCCGACGCGATCCTGGCCCAGGGCCGCTACATGTGCCACCTGGTGACCGTGGTGCGCGGCTACCGCCGTACCGGCCAGGCCCAGGGCGAGGTCCTCGATCTGGCGCTGGCCGCCTACAACGCCGGCCCCGGAGCCGTCCGCGCGGCCGGAGGCATCCCCCACAACGGAGAAACCGAACTCTACGTGCCCAAAATCCGCCGGCTGGTCAGCACCTACACCGCCCCCACCGGCGGAGCACGCGGCTCCGAACTCGGACGCGCCGTCGTCGCCGAAGCCGAGGCCGAACTCGGCACCCCCTACGTGTGGGGCGGCGGCAACCACCACGGCCCCACCGACGGCGGCTACGACTGCTCCGGGCTGGTCATGTACGCCCTCTACCAAGCCTCAGGGGGACGCATCGCGCTGGACAAGCACCTGGCCGACTGGCAAGTCACCCAAGGACAGGCCATCGTGCCGGCCACCACCGGCAGCGACGTGGACACCAGCCAACTGGACACCGGCGACATCATCGGATTCGCCAACCCCGGATCAACCGACTATCACCACATCGGCATCTACGCCGGCGGCGGGCAAATGATCCACGCCCCCACCAGCGGCCAAACCGTCACACTCTCAGACCTGTCCGGCTCGTACTGGCAAGGTCAAACCTGGATCGTGCGGAGGTTCCGATGAGGCGCGCTCGCCCGGTTCTCGCGGCCGCCGCAGCCGCGGCCCTGGCCGGCTGCGGCAGCACCACCAGCACCGACAACAGCGGACCCAGCGCCCCGCCGGCAACCACCAGCAGCCCCACCTCCCGCAGCGCGCCGGTCGACCCGTCCGTGGCCACTGTGGACCGCAGTAACCCCACCGCCGTGTCGGACACCGTGCTGACCATCGCCCACAGCATCGACACCCGCCGCCACGACGACACCGCCGACGCACTGCTGCAAGCCCGCCCGCTGCTGACCGCCGACTACGCGGCCAACGTGGCCACCGCCGCCCGCGGGCACTCGTCCGCCCAGTGGCGCACCTGGCGCGCCCACCAGGCCCACACGCGCGTGCAGCTGAGCCCTTCCCCCGAAGACACCCCCGCCGACACCGAGCAGACCGCCCACCGAGCCTGGCAAGTGACCCGCACCCCCCTCGGCGACGACGGCTGGACCGGCACCCCCACCGAGCTGATCGCACTGGTCACCCTCACCGCCACCACCGACGGCTGGGCCGTATCCGAGATCACCTACCGCATGTAGGGGCGTCGCCCGACGAACACGACCGCGGCCCGCCTCCGAGTCCGCGACGGCAGGCCACACAGCCTCCGCAAAGCCCCTTGAGTCGAGGGTGGGCAGTGTTCATGGGGTGAGTACGCCGACGGCGGCGTAGCCGTTGCTGCGGGCGGCCTCAGCGTCGGTGACAGGGTTTTCGGGGCGCCAGTGGTCCAGCGGCACGACTCCGGGAGCGATCCACTGGTATCCGGCTGTGGCCGCGACGCGGTCCAGGTCGGCGTGGGTGGCGAAACGGATGTGGGGGGTGGAGGTGGGGGTTTCGGCCAGCCTCGCTCGGAACGCGGTCACGTGCGCGTCAGTCAGCGACAGCTGGGCCATGTGCGACAGCACGAGATAGCTGCCGGGCACACACGCCTGGCGGTAGCGGCCCACCAGCGCGGCCGGGGCGACATCGAGAAGTTCGAGCAGGGCCACGGCGAGCACGGCCACCGGGCGGGTGAAATCCAGCAACCCGGCCACGCCGGCAGCGTTGAGCACGACCTCGACCTGGCGGGCATCGGCGTGGGTGATCGTGACCTGCGACTGCCCGGCCAGCATGTGCTGAGCGTGGTGCACCGCGATGGGATCGTGGTCGACGTAGGCGACCCGGGCGTGCGGGGCGACCCGTTGGGCGATCTCGTGCACGTTGCCGTTGGTGGGCACGCCCGAACCCAGATCGAGGAACTGGTCGATGCCCGCCTCGACGCAGGCGCGGACAGCTCGGGCGAGGAAGGCACGGTTGGCCTGGGCATAGCAGGACAACCACCGGTGATCCGGCAGGCACTCGGTGAGCTGATCGACCTGTGCGCGGTCGACCGCGGCATTGACCGCCCCGCCCAGCAAGTAATCATGCATCCGGGCCGTATTCGGCCCGGTCAGGTCCACAGCCCCCATCCCGACCGGGATGGACGGATCGCGCGGCGTGTCGGTCACCGTCCCATCATCGCAAGTAAACGGGGCCTTGATCATGCGCTGAATAGCGCATTCGCAGGAATCGTACTCGGCTATCGTTGCGGCAGGACGCCGACGGCGGCGTAGCCGTTGCTGCGGGCGGCCTCGGCGTCGGTGACCTCCTCGTCGGGGCGCCACTGGGCGCTGGGCACCAACCCGGGATCGAGCAGGGTGTAGCCCTGCAGCAGCGCGGCGATCTCGTCGCGAGTGCGCAGATGCAGCGACGGGGTGCTGGTCGTCTCGAACGCTTTCTGTGCGCCCGTCCATTCTTCGGCGCTGGCCTGCAGCGGGGCCGAGTGCGACAGCACGAGGTAGCTGCCGGGGACACAGGCTCGGCGGTAGCTGGCCACCAGCGCGGCCGGGTCAGCGTCGATGATGTCGAGGATCGCCACCGCGAGCACCGCCACCGGGCGGGTGAAATCCAACAGCCGAGCCACACCGGGGGCGGTCAACACCGCCTCGGGCTGGCGGATGTCGGCCTGGGTGATCGTGGTCTGGGTGCTGTCCTGCAGCAGCTGGTTGGCGTGTGACACCGCCACGGGCTCGATATCGACGTAGGCCACCCGCGCGTGCGGGTTCGCCTGCTGGGCGATCTCGTGCACATTGCCCTTGGTGGGAATGCCCGAGCCCAAATCCAGGAACTGGTCGATGCCCCGGCGCGACAACTCCCGCACCGCCCGGCCGAGAAACGCCCGGTTGATGCGGGCCCAGTCGGTGTTGCCGGGAAACACCGTCAACAACTCCTCGGCCGCCTGACGGTCCACGCCGAAGTGCGCGCCCCCGCCGAGGAAGTAGTCGTACATGCGAGCGATGTTGGGGGTGCCCACATCCACCCCGGACAGATCCAGCGGCGGTGGGTAGTCGATCTGTGGCTGCTGTTCGGTGCTCACCGATACCTCCTCGCGAGCTGGTCCCCGGCGGGCCTCGCCGGTCCGGCCGGGATCGTGCCCCACAACACTGCTCGTTTCAAATCCGTCACAGCAGGTGTCCAGTGTGTGGCGCGCGCAGCAGCGACAGGACTACGTCGCGTCACCGAACGCGTCGGGCACGCGATCCGGCACGTACTGGCGGATATCCGGGTGGCAACCTTGTGCCCACCGCACCACCACCGCCAGCTCATCCTCGGCCGGACACGGACGAGCCGGGGTGATCAGCAGTGTGCGCACCTCGCCCCATTCGCTGTCCAAGCGCGTGTCGAAAGCCGCCTCACGCAGGTGGGTGTAGGCACTGTCGTGGGCCATGCGTCCGGAGCGGGCGAACACCCAGGCCGGTTCCCAGTCAGTGAAAAAAATCCACAGCGGTGGTGCTGCTGTGCCGGTGACAGCAACCGCGTAGCCCTGGGTGAGCTCACCCTCGTCGCTGCCGTACTCCTCGGGCAAGTCCTCGACGAGATGCACATGGTCCATGTTGCTACCGGCCCCTCGGCAGTAGGCACACGCTCCGCTGTCCGAGTCCCTCATCGCGGGGATGCTACCCAGCCCTCCGAAGCACGTGGTGTTATTCGACTCTCACACAACTGACCAACGAGGCAATTTTAGTCATGTCTGAAACAACAATGGATATTGTCACGAAGATATGACTGCCCCCTCACGAGTCCGACCCGGCTGCTCCAGCCTCGCTCCTGTCCTGCTGGCTGGCATCGGTGGCATCGCGGGAATGGCGCAGCGCCTGTGCCAGGCGCACCAGCACCGGCCACGGCACCGGCGCCTGCCACAGGGGCTGTCCCCGGCGCGGTACCGCCGGGGACAGCCCACCCCCAGGGGTGCGTCGTGTCAGCTCATCGGTCATCGTCGCGACCCTCGTGCTGGTCCTGCAGAGCGCGGTGCCAGTTGGTCACCGCCGAGCCCACCCCGGACTGGTAGACCCACGCGGGATCGACCGTGACCGTCTCGTCGGGACGCTGCTCGCGGTGTTCAGACATCGTCGGTGTTTTCCCGCTTCTCCGTCGGTGTGTCCGGCATGCAACTGTCCCTTGTTCACTGCTTGTGGAGTGCTCGCGTGATGTCGTGCCCAGGCAGGGTCACTGTCGGCGGTGATTTCGGGTTGATCATCAGATCCGCATCGTTCAGAACGGTCGACAGTGAGGCAACCGCGATCGGTATCACCGTCACGTCCTGGGAAGCTCGGTCGGTCGAGGTGTAGGCGGCAATAATCGGACGGTCGTCGGTGCCGGGGAATACAGCGATGTGGTCCGGCTCGTTGTGATCGACGACGACCTGGACTTCGGCATCATCGGCGGTCAGCTTGGCCAGCAAGTCACCGTCTGATCCGTAACCGGTTGCGGCCAGTTCGAGGGCACGCTCGATGGCGTTCTGTGGTTCGGGAAACCCGCTGACCTTCGGTCCGGGGCGGTAGTTCGGGTTGGGGGTATAGTCACTTTCGAGGATCGTCCCGTCCTCCGAGACCGGGAATGCTCCCCGAACACCCCAGCCGGGCACGCTACCGTTGGCGTCGAACTCGGGATCGACGACGTAGACACGCTTGCCCGGATTGTCTTGGGCTTGCTGCCTCATGCCGTCGGTGACCGCAGGAATGGGAGTGGCGCTGCTCATATAGGTCTCACTGTAGTGGTCGGTAGTAGGGATTCGGTTCGAAAACATCGGACGGCACGGGCAGTCCCGTCTTCGGGTCTTTGATCATCGGGTAGCGCCCCATGACGCGCTCTGTGGACGTTCCGCCTGGCTGAGCGATCTCCTCCTGTCGTTGAAACTGATGATTGGGGACGCTGTCGTTGACGACCACTCCGCCGGGAGAATCGGTGACGTAGAGGTACTGGCGGTCGGCGTACTGCATCCAGATTTCATCGTTTCGGGCCCAGGAGACGTATCCCGACTCCGTGTTGTTGGCGACGTAGTCGTCCAGATCCAGGTTATCCGGATTTCGTGGTTGGAAGCCGTTCTCGAAAACGTCCTCGCGATCGTCCATGCGATACAATATTTCGTTGCTGTCGCGCCACACTGTGTTGTCAGGAAGCTGCGCGGGGTCGATGTCGTGTGTGGCGCTGTGACGCAGATCGTCTTCGATTTGGCGCAATCGGTCCGGTGAAGGATTCTCTCCGTGCTCGACCTCGCCAGGACGCCCATCGTCGGAACGATCCAGATCATGCGGTGTCTGTCCTCCAGAGCCGTCTGGCGAGGACTCAGGCCCGTTAACGTCATCGCGAGGCACCGCCTCCGGCCGCGCGTTAGGTCCGAGTGGCTCTTTGTCGGAGGGCAGCAGTGGTTCCTGCCCCTGTTCCGGCCCACGAGACCAGGGCTCGTTCCATCCGTCCAGTTGGGACGGGCGCAGGAACTCTTCGTCGGGTGGGGTGGGAACGCCGAAACCGTCCTCTATGAGTGGGTCGTGCGGCCGGTGAGCAATGTTCGGCCCTCCCGGCCCGCTCGGCGGTCCCTGCGAGCCCGGCCCGAAAGGCTGGCTGGGTTGCGAGCCGGGGCCGTTCGGTGGTCCTTGGGAACCCGGTCCGTTCGGCGGGCCGTGATCCTGTGGCCGTTGGGGTGGTTGCTTCGGCTCGGTGCCCGAGTCCGGCCCCGGGGGGCGGGAGTTTCCGTCCGGAACGTGCTTGCCGGTGGGGCCGGTGGGGATGTCGTCCAGCTTGCCCGCGGTTTTGCCGACTTTGCCCATCCCGGAGGCGAGTTTGGCCGCGACGCCGCTACCGCCTGCGAGACTGCCGACCGCGCTCGGGATGAGGGCGCCGACGGATTTGCCCGGGTCGTTCTTCCACCCGTCGATGTCGACCGACTGCTTGAGGGTGCCGTAGGGGTCGGTGACGATCGACTCGCCCATGTTCTTCATGCGGGCGGAGTACATCGCCGGGTGTGTCTGGTTCCAGGAGTCGGCGGGGATCATCGTGCGCAATCCCTTGTACGTGTCGACGGCGGCGCCGCCGACGCCTTCGGCGACGCTGCTGGCCATGCGGCCCGTCTCCTCGACGACGTCGACGGCTTTCTTGCGGACACGGGTCATCCATCCCGGTTTGTCCGGGGCGTTGCTGCTGGCTCGGGCCAGCGCCGCGGCGGCGTCCTGGGCCGCGCCGCGCACGTTCTGTCGGGCTCGGTTGAGCAGGTCCTGGTTGGCTCGTATCTGTTCTGCGGTGGATTGGCGGCACGCACCTGGGACCCCGGTTTCCCGGTTGTTCTGTGCGGCCTCGTTCTCGGCGGCCTGTTTGGCCTCGTCCAGGTTTTCCTTCGCCGCGGCTGCGGTCTGCTTGGCGCGGCGCAGCACCTGGGCGTACTCGTCCAG
Coding sequences within:
- a CDS encoding SCO6880 family protein — protein: MTEADTRGPRYRTYGNWHRPRSPGLWGLGTLGTVLLVLTPVAMVLGFVIAIPLGITAGVLGLVLLAPAAITIRGRTVGELAMVRLAFWRSKSKKEHVYLSGSLAEPYGQHTLPGVLAQSELVATRDGMEQPAGVVIVPQTGHYTGVLKLDPEGASLVDTSQIDQWVAGYGHWLSQLAHEPGFAAASVTIETAPDPGTRLATAVQSQRSADAPQLAHEVLDTIVDTYPAGSAQVTAWATVTYRSTGSRRRADRDGMLDHVASRLPGLCDAMRGTGAGAVRPMTAAEIAETVHIAYDPGIATEVEQLRAAGQPTGITWSGAGPKADVAAWDCYRHDSGVSRVWSLDEAPRGTVLAGVLSQLLAPHPMLPRKRVTLTYRPYPPGEAARIVDRDVRAAHFNQQSGRGGQARDAVAIKAAEQAAQEEAEGAGLTRFSLYVAATVDSVADLPDADTIIDGLSGTARIQLRPVYNGQRPAFAVGLPTGIVLPEHTLIPSTVREAL
- a CDS encoding conjugal transfer protein TrbC; translated protein: MQELWQAGVTMLAGSEVLAQPPDFGGGQAPPGSEKLLIIGRWVTWICAAVSVIGVMIVGAMMAVSFRHGEMGEHGKRLGVALIGIVVFGASTGIVNALM
- a CDS encoding DUF6668 family protein, producing MVHAPQSRNAAAPMVSPAPGQVAPPAESERIAVHTAPPRGVLRGEPSPRWWWLGVHGGAGVSTLSGLIPGGWDAARAWPDPRIGGPPGLVGVMLVCRSHQAGMSAASAAIRQWASGRTPPVQLWGLVIVADAPGRLPRPLKSQQKRLVGTVSRCVVVPWVEAWRTAAPSRDTAPSEIAALETQLTS
- a CDS encoding NlpC/P60 family protein, encoding MNNAGMAVAAVVGMMVSLILGLVILIGGQGGLGGSGPAGLDTKQVPEPYRQWVRQAGQLCSPVSAPVIAAQIEAESGWEPQATSGAGAQGIAQFMPGTWDQWGRDTNNNGRTSPHEPADAILAQGRYMCHLVTVVRGYRRTGQAQGEVLDLALAAYNAGPGAVRAAGGIPHNGETELYVPKIRRLVSTYTAPTGGARGSELGRAVVAEAEAELGTPYVWGGGNHHGPTDGGYDCSGLVMYALYQASGGRIALDKHLADWQVTQGQAIVPATTGSDVDTSQLDTGDIIGFANPGSTDYHHIGIYAGGGQMIHAPTSGQTVTLSDLSGSYWQGQTWIVRRFR
- a CDS encoding SAM-dependent methyltransferase, which gives rise to MTDTPRDPSIPVGMGAVDLTGPNTARMHDYLLGGAVNAAVDRAQVDQLTECLPDHRWLSCYAQANRAFLARAVRACVEAGIDQFLDLGSGVPTNGNVHEIAQRVAPHARVAYVDHDPIAVHHAQHMLAGQSQVTITHADARQVEVVLNAAGVAGLLDFTRPVAVLAVALLELLDVAPAALVGRYRQACVPGSYLVLSHMAQLSLTDAHVTAFRARLAETPTSTPHIRFATHADLDRVAATAGYQWIAPGVVPLDHWRPENPVTDAEAARSNGYAAVGVLTP
- a CDS encoding SAM-dependent methyltransferase, encoding MSTEQQPQIDYPPPLDLSGVDVGTPNIARMYDYFLGGGAHFGVDRQAAEELLTVFPGNTDWARINRAFLGRAVRELSRRGIDQFLDLGSGIPTKGNVHEIAQQANPHARVAYVDIEPVAVSHANQLLQDSTQTTITQADIRQPEAVLTAPGVARLLDFTRPVAVLAVAILDIIDADPAALVASYRRACVPGSYLVLSHSAPLQASAEEWTGAQKAFETTSTPSLHLRTRDEIAALLQGYTLLDPGLVPSAQWRPDEEVTDAEAARSNGYAAVGVLPQR
- a CDS encoding type VII secretion system-associated protein, yielding MSSATPIPAVTDGMRQQAQDNPGKRVYVVDPEFDANGSVPGWGVRGAFPVSEDGTILESDYTPNPNYRPGPKVSGFPEPQNAIERALELAATGYGSDGDLLAKLTADDAEVQVVVDHNEPDHIAVFPGTDDRPIIAAYTSTDRASQDVTVIPIAVASLSTVLNDADLMINPKSPPTVTLPGHDITRALHKQ
- a CDS encoding putative T7SS-secreted protein, translated to MVSNTSSLGADWNALKNTVSDWGQSIGQAVGLVDGDVIPGDPDTLVEMAGHFRGMGTAFEQAGKGFRAITTDKWQGDAADAAREYLDQSPKEWLTAADAFTDAGKALDEYAQVLRRAKQTAAAAKENLDEAKQAAENEAAQNNRETGVPGACRQSTAEQIRANQDLLNRARQNVRGAAQDAAAALARASSNAPDKPGWMTRVRKKAVDVVEETGRMASSVAEGVGGAAVDTYKGLRTMIPADSWNQTHPAMYSARMKNMGESIVTDPYGTLKQSVDIDGWKNDPGKSVGALIPSAVGSLAGGSGVAAKLASGMGKVGKTAGKLDDIPTGPTGKHVPDGNSRPPGPDSGTEPKQPPQRPQDHGPPNGPGSQGPPNGPGSQPSQPFGPGSQGPPSGPGGPNIAHRPHDPLIEDGFGVPTPPDEEFLRPSQLDGWNEPWSRGPEQGQEPLLPSDKEPLGPNARPEAVPRDDVNGPESSPDGSGGQTPHDLDRSDDGRPGEVEHGENPSPDRLRQIEDDLRHSATHDIDPAQLPDNTVWRDSNEILYRMDDREDVFENGFQPRNPDNLDLDDYVANNTESGYVSWARNDEIWMQYADRQYLYVTDSPGGVVVNDSVPNHQFQRQEEIAQPGGTSTERVMGRYPMIKDPKTGLPVPSDVFEPNPYYRPLQ